The genomic interval TACCAGTTGAACTTGCCGGCCGTCTGGAGCAGCACGTAGGGCTTGAGCATGAAATCGCCCGCGCGCGTCTCGAAGCTGAATCCTTTCTTGCCTCCCATCGGGATCACGGCGCTTTCGATGTATTTGTCCGCCTCGTTGTACGGGTCCTCGTGGCGGTGTTTCGCGACCTGAGCCGTCGCCGAGGCCGTTGCCGCGAACAGGGTCAGTAATAGTATGATTTTGATCTTCATGTCGTTGTGTTCGGTTGTCTTTTACAATGATTCGAGGAACTTGATCAGCGCGTCGCGGTCCTCGCGCGACATGCGGGCGAACAGCTCGCGCGACACGGCGCCCTCGCCTCCGTGCCACATGATCGCCTCTTTGAGGTTACGCGCCCGGCCGTCATGCAGGAAATAAGTGTGCTGGTTGACTTTCTGCTGGAGGCCGATGCCCCACAGCGGAGTCGTCCGCCACTCGCATCCCTGCGCCAGCCCCGAGACATAGTGGCTGTCGAGGTCGGGTCCCATATCGTGCAGCAGAAAGTCGCTGTACGGGTGGATCGTCTCGCTCGCGAGCCACGGAAGCCGCGTGCCGCCTATCAGCGCCGGAGCGTCGGCACGCGTGTGGAGCGTCGGCACGTGACACAAGTCGCAGCGGGCGCGGTAAAACGCCTGCTCGCCCTGCTGGACGATCGGATCGTCGACGTTCCGGCGCGCGGGAACGCCCAACGTGTGGAGATAGAAGTCGACGTTCTCCATGTCGTGCGTCGAGATCTGAATGCCGTAGTGGCTGTATCCGAGCATTTGGGACTGGCCTTCGGCCACCTCCAGCGGATAGCGGTCGTTCGTGACGCCCAGATCGGACGAGAAACCGAGCTCGATGGTCAGGTCGGCGTGCTGAGCCTTGTTGCCCGAAATGCCGATATATTGCTTGCCTCGCTCGGTGATGTAGTTCAGGCGGCCCGAAATGCCGTATTCGGGATAGTTGCTGCGCCGTGCGAGTTCTTCGAGCTCGGTCGGGTCGAGCGCCATCATCTGCCCCATACCGACGTGCCGCAGCGGAATCCGCACGTCGACGATCAGGTCCTCGGCGGCGATGCTGTCGGCATACCACTCCGAAATCGTGTAGGTCGGCGTCAGCAGCGAGTATTCCTCCCCGTCGTGGAACGTATAGGTTTTCTCCGAATAGGTTACGCCGAGCTTGCCTTCCGGCTCGACTCCGGTGATCGCCTGATCGTGCAGCACGCGTCCGTAGTTGCGGAAGAATCCGCCGTTCTTTTTCGTGATGTAGATCAGGTGCGACGAGAATCCTCCGCTGCCGGTTCCGCCCTCCGAGTAGAGCGTCGGGTAGGTTCTTCCGGCGTTCGAGTGGCAACTGCCGCACGAGGAGCCGGCATACAGAGGCCCCTTGCCGCCCTGCGCCGGATCGTCTCCGCTGACGCGCGGATTGTCGTACAGCGCGTCGCCTTGGTAGAACCGCGTGCTCAGATTGCCCGTCACCCAATCGGCCGGCGTGTCGTAGGCCGATACGCCCGACTGGAACACGGTCGACTTTCCGGCCGACAATGTCCGCGAGTCGGCCACGTTGCCGTACTCGTCGAGTATCTCGTAATAATCTCCGTCCGTACAAGCGGAAAGTGCGACGACGCATATCAGCGCCGTCACACAGACCGATTGTTTTCTTTTAAGAGATGCAGACATAAACCTTATATGGTAAATAGTTTATTCTCTTGCCGGGCTTATTCATTCGGCGAGCACCTTTCGGTTCTGCCCGTCCTTGAACAGCAGCAGCTCGATGGTATGGAAGCCGCGGACCGATTCGCTGCCGATCGCTCCGATGTAGTCGTCGACGCTCGACAGGTTCTTGTTGGTTATGATCGTGGCGATGTCCTCCTGGTCCAGCGGCCAACTGTCCATCGACGGGTCGAAGCCGAGCCCCGTCTCTTCGCCGGCAGGGCCGAACAGCACGGCCTCGCTCTGTTCCCAAGGCACGCGCATCGTTCTCCACGCCGTGCAGGCGGCGTCGACCTTGCTCTGGTTCCGGTTGTCGGCTTGCAGGGCGACCATCGCGTTGTAGAGTGCCCATGCCTTTTCCTTGAGATCCTTGTAGGTCGGCGTAACGACCTGATCGGCGTACTGGGTCAGAATGGCGGTGAAGTCGTAGTCTCCTGCGTTCTCGAACAGGCCGAGCAGCGAACCTTCGGTCAGCTCGGTCAGGTCGGAGCAGGCGGTGATCGCCGCATCGACTTTGCTTCCGGTCAGGTTATTGCGGAAAGGCGCCTGCATGCTCTTGATCGCGTTGTAGGCTCCGTCGATCGCCGCCGTCATCCGGGCGTCCAGATCGGCGTCCTGGCTTTTGACATAGGCCGAGATGCTGTTCGCGTCGGCCGGGTCTCCGATCGCGCCGCGGCGGCCGGCATAGCCGTTCTTGATGCTGATGATGTTATCCGAGTAATCGGTGATCGAGTTCCAACTGTACCACGACTCGACTTGCAGCACGGCCTCGTTCGTCTGTCCGCTCAGCGCGAGCGAGTTCGGGTTTCCGATCTTCGACGAGCCGACCTCGTTCGAGATGTTGGCGAAACCGTCGACCAGAATCGTTCGGATCGCATCGACTCCGCTGGTAAACTTGTCGTTACCCTCGCTGGCCGTCCTCATGTACTGGGCGTAGCCGTCGGCGCCGACGATCGTGTTCTTCGAGAAGAAATCGCGTCCGATCCTGTTCCAGTCCTCGTCGGGAATGCCCGACGGTCCGTTCCACGAGGCCCACAGGCCGACGCAGTCGTCGAGCAGCTCGGACGATACGGCCGTCGCGTAGTTGATCCATTCGGGAGTCATTGCGTATTCTTCGAGCTTCGAGGCGTTGCTGCTGCCGCCGCCACCGCCGCCATCGCCCTCGTTCTTACTGCATCCTGTCGCTCCGAGCAGCGCGGCCAGTGCGACCGTGCCCATCCATCCTTTCGTTTTCATTGCGTGCATGTTTATTTGATTTTTGTACGATAATTAATGTGATCTTGCCATGAGGTCCGTTCCGCTGCCCTATTTCGAGCCGAACCAGCCCGAATAGGCCACCGTCAGGCCGAACGTGTCTTCGCTGTTGTACTTGTTGCCTCCGATCCGGCGGTACGAGTAGTCGAACTTGATGACCAGATCGCGCAACGGCAGGTAATTGAGGCCTACGGTGAACACGTCGCGCTTGTAGCGCGGCAGCTCTTGCGCGCCCCGGTCGATTTTCTGCCCCGTGTTGTAGTATTCCCACCGGACGAACGGGAACAGTCGGTTGCGGGTATTGGCCCACGACAGCACGTCGTACCCGACTTCGGCCCCGTAGGCCATTGCGGCCTTGCCGAACGGCGTGATCGGATAGCCCGTGTTGTTGAAGTACTTGCGGTTGATGTCGTAGATCGCCTTCGCGTCCGATACGGTTCCGTAGACGAAGTTGGCCCGCGCGATCAAATTGCGCCCCAGGTACTGGGCGTCGAACGACCCGATGGCCACCGTTCCCTTCACTCCGCTCATCGCGTAGGGCTTGGACGAATTCTTCGCCGTGTTGCCGCAGTAGCCCGACACAGCCAGTCTCAGGTTGCGTATGCCCGAGTACTCGACCCGCGCGGCTACGGCCGGATTGGTCATCTTGGATACCTCGAATATCTTCTGGCGGCCGCTGCCGATCCAGTTCTCCGACGAGAATCCGTTCGGGTCGAGCCCGCTGACGAGCATGGCCTCGTACCGGAAGTCTCCCAGATAGCCCAGTACGGCGATTCCCGTTTCGTGCCACGTGGACGGCAGGATCGCCGTTTCGCTCTCGGGACGGACCGTTCCGAAGAAGAGCGTCGGTTCGTGGTGGGAGTTCGTCAAACCGACCGGAACGATCATATGTCCGATTCGCAGGTTGAAGGCGTTCGAGAAGTGCTTCGTGATGTGAAGCTGTTCCAGCGCGACCTCGCCTCCTTTTTCGATTTCGGTTTCGATTTCGCCGCCCTCCTTGTTATGCTCGATTTCCATCGTCGCCCCGGTTCCTCCGTTCTCGAACTCGATCTCGGTGCCCAGGTACCAACCTCGGCCGAAGTGGTAATCGAACGCGAACACGGCGCGCGGCAGCGAAACCTCCGCCCGGTTGTCGCGCGTGGCGCCGACGGGGTTCGTATAGCGGTTCGTGCCGTATGTCATGTATTGGAACAGGATTTCTCCGTATCCTCCGACGCGGTATTTTTTGAAATTCCATTCGAACGGCACGGGCCTCGCGGCCGAATCGGCATTCTGCCTCTGTGCCGATGCCGGGCAGACGCTTATCATGCTCCAACAGGCGAGCATGGACGACAATAAGTAGACGTTTTTCATTTCCAGCGTTTTAATCGCTGCAAAATTAGACCGGTTCGCATGGGCCGGCAATCCCCATTATTCAGTAAAAAACCGGGATCGGATACCTATAGTTCGGGATTTCATATTGATTTTCAGTCGTTGACCGGTCCGACGAGGAGTTTTTCCGGGCGGAGGCCCAGATTCGGGCAGCCTCGTCGCGGGGATGCGAAGGCTCGCTTTCCGTTCGACAGGAAAGTCCGGACCGTTCCGGGGCGCTTTCGGGCCGCCGGGGAAGCGGTTTCCGAAACGACGGGCTGCTGTCGGGCTCTTGAACTCGCGGCTTATCGTCTTGCCGGAGAAATCGGACGCGCCTTTCGTATTCGGAGAATTCGCCGGCCGGGTCGCAGTCGTCGTTGCCTGCCGCGCGGAGAACCGGCCGGAACGATGAATCTCGACTTGTCTCCGGACCCTTTGACGATAGTCCGTCCCGGGCGGCGATAGCCGCTCTCCGCAGGCGAGCCGAGAGGACAGAACTCATCCGAGATGCCGCTTCCGGTTCCGTATCGCGCTGTTTTTAGGTCCGTTCGACTCCGAATGGCTCAATTATTGCTCCCAGACGGATTCCGGCCCGGCCGCTCGCGTTCCGTGCCGGGAAATCGCGGCCGTCTTCGGGGATGGCCCGGCCGGACCGTAAATGACAATAACCGTTTGAAATGTTGAAGTACATCGTATGTTGCGGCATGGCTCTCTGGCTCGTTCACGGGGCGGCGCGCAGTCGGGGCGGGGAGATCGAGCTGAGTCTCGGACAGTCCGTGGAAAGGCTCCGCGAGAAGAACCTGAGCCTGCAGATCGCCGACCGGGCGATCGATTGGGCCCGGGGAGAGCACCGGCGCGTGAGCTCTTTCTGGTACCCTTCCGTCAGCGTGACGGGAGCCTATCTGCACATGGCCAACCGGATCGAGGTCGAGCAGCCGTTGAGCCGGTTCACCGATCCGGCCAAGGATTTCATCCACTCGATCCTGCCCGACGACCAAATCATTTCGGGCCTTCTGGACCATATCGGCACCTATACCCTTCGCTTCCCGCTGGCTCCGCAGGATGTGGCGACGATCGACGCGAACGTGACCTGGCCGGTGTTCGCCGGGGGAAAACGAATCTATGCCGGCCGGATCGGCCGGACGATGGTCGAGGTCGCCGAGGTAAACCGGGCTCAGGTCGGGGCCCAAATGCAGACGCTGCTCGTCGAGAGCTATTTCGGGTTGCGGCTGGGCATGAGCGTGGTTGAGGTCCGGGAGCAGACGTTGCGCGCGCTCGAGCGACATTACCGCGACGCGTTGAAGCTCGAGGCGAGCGGCATGATCAACAAAGCCGACCGGTTGTTCGTCGAGGTGAGCATGGACGAGGCCCGGCGCGCGCTCGAGACGGCCCGCAAGGACCTCGATGTCGCGCAGAGCGCTTTGAAGGCGCTGATTCGGATCGACTCGGCGGTCGACGTGCGGCCCGTCTCCCCGCTTTTCATCAACGATACGCTGCCGTCTCCGGAACGGTTCAAGGCTCTGGCCCGAGACAACAGCTATGCGCTGAACCAACTCGGGCTTCAGAGCGACGCGGCCGAGAACGAACTCCGCATGAGCCGCACGGGTTACGCTCCCGAAATCGCGCTCTTCGGCAAGCATACGCTTTATTCGCACGGCATCCGGAAAAACCTGCTTCCGCGCACGGTCGTCGGTGCCGGATTCACATGGACGCTGTTCGACGGCCTGGCCCGGGAGAAAAAGATAGCTCAGGCGAAGATCGCCC from Alistipes ihumii AP11 carries:
- a CDS encoding di-heme oxidoredictase family protein; its protein translation is MSASLKRKQSVCVTALICVVALSACTDGDYYEILDEYGNVADSRTLSAGKSTVFQSGVSAYDTPADWVTGNLSTRFYQGDALYDNPRVSGDDPAQGGKGPLYAGSSCGSCHSNAGRTYPTLYSEGGTGSGGFSSHLIYITKKNGGFFRNYGRVLHDQAITGVEPEGKLGVTYSEKTYTFHDGEEYSLLTPTYTISEWYADSIAAEDLIVDVRIPLRHVGMGQMMALDPTELEELARRSNYPEYGISGRLNYITERGKQYIGISGNKAQHADLTIELGFSSDLGVTNDRYPLEVAEGQSQMLGYSHYGIQISTHDMENVDFYLHTLGVPARRNVDDPIVQQGEQAFYRARCDLCHVPTLHTRADAPALIGGTRLPWLASETIHPYSDFLLHDMGPDLDSHYVSGLAQGCEWRTTPLWGIGLQQKVNQHTYFLHDGRARNLKEAIMWHGGEGAVSRELFARMSREDRDALIKFLESL
- a CDS encoding imelysin family protein, with translation MKTKGWMGTVALAALLGATGCSKNEGDGGGGGGSSNASKLEEYAMTPEWINYATAVSSELLDDCVGLWASWNGPSGIPDEDWNRIGRDFFSKNTIVGADGYAQYMRTASEGNDKFTSGVDAIRTILVDGFANISNEVGSSKIGNPNSLALSGQTNEAVLQVESWYSWNSITDYSDNIISIKNGYAGRRGAIGDPADANSISAYVKSQDADLDARMTAAIDGAYNAIKSMQAPFRNNLTGSKVDAAITACSDLTELTEGSLLGLFENAGDYDFTAILTQYADQVVTPTYKDLKEKAWALYNAMVALQADNRNQSKVDAACTAWRTMRVPWEQSEAVLFGPAGEETGLGFDPSMDSWPLDQEDIATIITNKNLSSVDDYIGAIGSESVRGFHTIELLLFKDGQNRKVLAE
- a CDS encoding TolC family protein, with translation MLKYIVCCGMALWLVHGAARSRGGEIELSLGQSVERLREKNLSLQIADRAIDWARGEHRRVSSFWYPSVSVTGAYLHMANRIEVEQPLSRFTDPAKDFIHSILPDDQIISGLLDHIGTYTLRFPLAPQDVATIDANVTWPVFAGGKRIYAGRIGRTMVEVAEVNRAQVGAQMQTLLVESYFGLRLGMSVVEVREQTLRALERHYRDALKLEASGMINKADRLFVEVSMDEARRALETARKDLDVAQSALKALIRIDSAVDVRPVSPLFINDTLPSPERFKALARDNSYALNQLGLQSDAAENELRMSRTGYAPEIALFGKHTLYSHGIRKNLLPRTVVGAGFTWTLFDGLAREKKIAQAKIARQTLGLSSSQAEDDIDVGVDKLCAQISNALSSVAALGTTIDLSRELVRMRRKAFAEGMATSTEVVDAEVMLSKARIAVLLAYYEYDVALANLLSLCGAPERFERYSLCGRTESHLFGPDGLYGENEND